The sequence CCGGTGCCCTTCGTCACGCTCGCGCCCGGGCCGGTCACCGACACCCTTGGCAGCGTCAAGGGCGTGTCGTTGATCGACGTGGAGGGCCGCGCGACCTACCCGACGAGCGGCCGCCTCGAGCTCACCACGGTCGAGGAGACGCCCCGGCTGAACCTGCTCGGCGCGCTGGAGGACTGGCTCGACGGCGACCGCGCGGTCGTCCCGCGTGAGCTGATCGAGCCGCCCGGCGCCAGCCAGGCGGAGATCCAGCAGGAGAACACCCAGGCGATGCTGGACTCGCAGACCGAGGCCACCGTCGCCGCGCTCACCCAGCTCGGGATCAAACCGACCGGTACCGCCGTCGTCGTGTACGCGATCCCGTCCGGGTCACCGGCCGCCGGCAAGCTGAACTCCGGTGACGTGATCACCGAGGTCGACGGGGTGGCCGTGCACTCCCAGGACGAACTCAAGACCCAGATCGCCAAGGTCAAACCGGGCGAGGACGTGAAGATCGGCTATCAGCGCGGCTCCGGCGCGACCGCGCTCACCGCCGTCACGACGAAGCCGTCCCCGGATGACGCGACCAAGCCGATCATCGGCATCACGACGACCGAGCGGCAGCTCTACCCGTTCACGGTCCGCATCCGCCTCTCGGACGTCGGCGGCCCGAGCGCCGGGCTCATGTTCGCCCTCGGCATCGTCGACAAGCTCACCCCCGGGCAGCTCACCGGCGGCCGGACCATCGCCGGCACCGGCACCATCGACCAGACCGGCAAGGTCGGCCCGATCGGCGGCATCCAGCAGAAGATCCTCGGAGCCCGCGGCTCCGGCGCCTCGGTGTTCCTGGTCCCGTCCGGCAACTGCGCCGACGCCAAGCGGATGGCCCCGCGCGGCCTCACCCTGATCAAGGTGGACACCCTGTCCGGCGCCCTCGACGCCGTCAAGAAGCTCGGCACCCCCCAGCAGGCCTCGATCCCAGCTTGTTAGCGCCTTACAGGAACGTGGCGAAGAGGCCGTCGACGAGGGCGTCGGCTACGTCGGGGTCTACGACCACTTCGGTGGCGTCGACGCGGCGGCGCAGGCAGGACGAGTAGGCGCCCGAACGGGTCACCGCGACGGCGACCCGGACGTCCTGGCGCTCCGGATGGGTGGTCGCCCAGACGTCGATCTCGTAGTCCTCGTACGGGATCTCCTCCTCGGCGCTCGGCGGCAGCAACACCAGTTCGGTGACCAGCACGCAGCCCTCCACCTCGGCCGGCCAGCCAATCGTGGAGAGCACCTGCTCCAGCGGCCCCTCGGGCAGGTCCTCCTGCTCGATCGGGGTCAGCGGCCGGGAGGCCGCGTCGCCGAGATGCTCGGACAGGCTGGGGTCATAGGCGAGCAGGTCCGTGGTGTGCGCGAGCGCGTAGAGCCGGCGTGGCTGGTTCCAGCCGGCCGCGGCGACATATTCCTCGAGCTCGAGCACGACCTCGGTCAGCTCCGGGAGTTTGGGGCTCGTCACGGGCCTCATCCTCTCTGATCGCCCCAGACGGCTCACCGGGCGCCCCGGCTGCTGGCGTAGGTTGCCCTTAGCGGGCCAAAGCCGCACCGCCCGTAGAGACCTGGGTGAGGCGGGCGTGGGCCCGGACACTGGGATCGCCGGACACAAGGGATCACCGAACGCACGGGGGGCACAGCGGGCATCAGCCCGCCAGCCCACAGCCGCACGGAGGAAGCACGTGTCAGCAGAGCCGTCCGCGCGAGGAGCCTCGGCACCGGGGGGAATGGCCCGTCGGCTGATCGTGGGGCGCCTTCGCGTGATCGTGCCGCTGCTCGTGCTGGTGGCCGTGGTGGTCCTGTTCGTCGTGCTGACCCCCATCTACACGGATCTGTTGTTCTACCGGTCGGTGAACTTCAGCAAGGTGTTCACCACCGTCCTGTGGACCCGGGTGCTGCTGTTCGTGCTGTTCGGCGTGGTGATGGCCGTCGTGATCGGCACGAACCTGGTGCTCGCGTACCGGCTACGGCCCCCGTTGCGGCCGCTCTCGGTGGAGCAGCAGAACCTTGAGCGCTACCGGACGGCACTGGAGCCGTACCTGCTCGCGGTGCTGTTCGGGGTGACCGCGCTGTTCGGCCTGGCCGCTGGCCTCTCGGCGTCCGGCCGGTGGCGGACGTGGCTGCAGTGGGTCAACGGGCAGAAGTTCGGCGTCAGCGACCCGCAGTTCCACCGGGACGTCAGCTACTACGCGTTCACGTACCCGTTCCAGCGGTTCCTGCTCGGATTCCTGCTCTCGGCCGTGGTGCTCTCGCTGGTGGTCACGACGATCACCCACTACCTGTTCGGCGGCATCCGGATCCAGTCGCCGCGCCACGGTGACGTCCGCATCGAGACCGAACGGGTCAGCCCGGCGGCGAAGGCCCATCTGTCCGTGCTGCTGGGCCTGCTCGCGCTGCTGAAGGCCTGGGCGTACTACCTGGACCGGTTCGGGCTGGTCTTCTCCTCGCGCGGCGTGGTCTCCACCGGCGCCGGCTACACCGACGTGCACGCCGTGCTGCCGGCCAAGCTGATCCTGCTGTTCATCTCGTTGGCCTGCGCCGGCCTGTTCATCTACAACATCTTCCAGCGCGGCTGGACGCTGCCCCTGCTCGGCGCAGGCATCCTGGTGCTGTCCGCCGTGGTGATCGGCGGGATCTACCCGGCGATCGTCCAGCAGCTGCAGGTGAAGCCGAACGAGGCGTCGCGGGAGTCGCCCTACATCGCGCGCAACATCGCGGCGACCAGGGACGCCTACGGCATCTCCAGCGTCATGCCGCAGAACTATCCGGTGGCGACCCAGCTGAGCGCGACGGCGGTCCAGAACGACGTCGGCACCGTGTCCAACGTGCGGCTGCTCGACCCGAACAAGCTGTCCAAGACGTTCAAGCAGCTTCAGCAGTTCAAGGGCTACTACGGCTTCCCGGACACCCTGGACATCGACCGGTACACCGTCGGCTCCACCACCCAGGACTACGTCGTCTCGGTGCGCGAGCTGGACCAGAGCGGACTGGCTCCGACGCAGAAGAACTGGATCAACGAGCACCTCACCTACACCCACGGCAAGGGCTTCGTCGCGGCTCCGGCGAACAAGGTCGAAGGCGGCAAGCCGGACTTCGAGGTCGGGAACCTGCCTCAGCTGGGCCCGTTCGACATCACCGAGAACCAGGTCTACTTCGGGGAGATGTCACCGAACTACTCGATCGTCGGCACGAAGCAGCAGGAGATCGACGGGCCCGGCGCCGCGCAGGGCAGCACCACGACCACCAGCTACACGGGCGACGGCGGCGTCTCGATCGGCTCCTGGTTCAACCGCGCGGTCTTCGCGGCCCGGTTCGGCGAGAAGAACATCCTGTTCTCGTCGGACATCACCCCGCAGTCGCGGATCCTGTACGAACGCAACCCACGCGACCGGGTCGCCAAGGTCGCGCCGTGGCTCACCCTCGACGGGGACCCGTACCCGGCGGTGGTCAACGGGCGGATCACCTGGATCCTCGACGGCTACACCACCTCCGACGGCTACCCGTACTCCGAGCGCAACGCGCTCGGTCAGGTCACCGCCGACGCGGTCACCGGGCAGAACCGCGTGAAACAGGGCACGAACGACGTCAACTACATCCGCAACTCGGTGAAGGCGACCGTCGACGCGTATGACGGAACCGTCACCCTCTACGCGTTCGACGAGTCCGATCCCGTACTGCGGACCTGGATGCGGGCGTTCCCGGGCACGGTCAAGCCGGCCAAGGACATTCCGGCCGAGCTGCGGGCACATTTCCGCTACCCCGAGGACCTGTTCAAGGCCCAGCGGGACGTGCTCGCCGACTATCACGTGACCGACCCGGCGGCGTTCTACTCGCAGGAGGACTTCTGGGACGTCTCTCCGGCTCCGGACGACCAGAACACCGATCAGCCGCCGTTCTACGTCTACAGCCAGCTTCCCGGCCACAAGACGCCGTCGTTCAACCTGACGTCTCCGCTGATCTCACGAAGATCCTCCAAGCTCGCCGCGTACGTCGCCGTCTCGAGCGATCCGAACGACTACGGCAAGTTCACCGTGCTGCGGCTGCCCCAGGGCGTCACGATCAGCGGCCCCTCGCAGATGCAGAACCAGATCGAGACGAACAGTGAGGCCGCGTCGAAGCTCACGCTCTGGCGCGGCGGCCTGTCGAACACCACGATCCAGACGATCGAGGGGAACCTGCTGACCCTGCCGGTCGCCGGTGGACTGGTGTACATCGAGCCGTACTACGTGCAGGCCAGGGGGTCGGCCGGGTATCCGACGCTGCAGGGGGTCGCCGTGGCCTTCGGTGACAAGATCGCGTTGGAGGACTCGCTCGAACAGGCGCTGGACGTCGTGTTCGGTCCGGGGGCGGGTAAGCCGGCGGCCGCCGCCGGGAGTGGGACCGGGGCCGCGGGGGCTGATACGAGCGGCACGCAGCCGCCAGGCGGCTCGGCGAGCCCGAGCCCGTCGCTCACCCCAGCGCCGGGGGAGACGCTGAGCCCCGACCTCCTGGCGGCGATCGGCGCGGCCCAGGCCGCCAACAAGGCCGGCCAGCAGGCTCTCGCGAAGAACCCGCCGGACTGGTCCGCCTTCGGGGCCGCGCAGAGCGACCTGGCCAAGGCGCTGGCCAGCATCTCGGCGCTGAGCGGATCGAGCACGCCCAGCCCCAGCGCGACGCCAGCACCGTCCGCGGCGCCCTACGGCACCGCGTCGCCATCCGCGACCGCGGTGCCGCCCACCACGGCCAGTCCCACGACCGGTCCGTCGGGCTAGCCCTCGTCAGGTGACGGCCACGTAACGGTCGGCTCACCGCCCGCGTTTTGACACCTCCCCAACCGCGTCTGATACGGTGTCCTTACCGACGCGGGGTGGAGCAGCTCGGTAGCTCGCTGGGCTCATAACCCAGAGGTCACAGGTTCAAATCCTGTCCCCGCTACCACTTGGCGAATGGCCGGTTCCTTCGGGAACCGGCCATTCGCATTTCTGCGTCCTGAATCGTCGCGGTGTCGCTCCTTAGTGGCAGGCGCACTGCCCGTCGGCGCAGTGGGAGCAGCCGCCGGTGCCGGCGGGGTGGCCGACCTGCTTCTCCGGCGGGAGGTCGAGCATCGGATTGCCGTCGAAGAAGCCGAACGGCTTGAGATGAAAGCCGACCCTGGTCACGGGCATGACCGGCCAGTCCTCCGGCCGTACGACATGGTGGGCGCCGGCCGTGTACCAGAGCACGACGTCGGTGTCGGTCAACGGCCGGTCGGCCTCGACATACCGGCTCACGCCGTCGCCGCTGACGTTCTGGGCGACGTAGTCACCGGCGGCGTACCGCTGGGCCGGGTCGTACGCGGTGACCCACAGCTGCTTGGTGGCGAACCCGCCGCGCCGCGACTGCTGGGAGCCGTCGACCCACAGCGGCGCCGTGTACGCCCCGGGCTCCAGCTTGTACGCCGTCGGGGCGCCCAGCAGGGAGGTCCGGTCGGCGCTGGTGATCAGCCATGAGCGGCCGTTGAGGGGGTTGCCGTCCCGGCCGCCCGCCGCCTCCGACGTGATCGCGGTCCGGACGGTCCGCCAGGCGTTCCCGTGCGGGTTCGCGGGGCCCATCGGGCCGGCCGAGCGGGAGTCGACCTCGAAGACGCTGTTCCGGTCGCCGTCGACGCGCATGTCGAGCCGGATGCTGAAGTAGTGCTCGTGGTTGGGCGCGTAGAGCCCCGGCGCGATCAGCGTGCCGTGCTCGGGGTCCGAGCCCGGCTCACAGGCACCGGTCGACAGGACGCCCGTGAGCTTGATCTCCAGCTCGATCGAGCCGTCCAGGTAGAGGTTCCAGTAGAAGCCGTACTCGTAGTTCCCCACCGTGGCGAAGAACGAGATGACGAGCCGGCGGTTGCGGCGCACCTCGCCGCGCAGGGTCCGGAAGTCGGTGTGCTTCCAGCCGACGGAGGCGTCCTCCTCGTGCATGCAGATCGCGTTCGGGATCGTCGTCGGGCCGCCGTCCTGGTCGTTCACCACGCCGTCGAAGTAGAAGATCTCGCCGAGGCAGTCGCAGCCGAGGGTGAGCGAGTTGGCCAACCAGCCGA is a genomic window of Pseudofrankia inefficax containing:
- a CDS encoding primary-amine oxidase → MTSTDTVAISGHPLEPLDADEVAAASAILTASEVFVEGSRFVFIELAEPPKADVVAWVPGTPWDRQVALLLRNPKTRSTYEAVVSLTRGLVVSWRVAEGLQAPTTAAEFMACEEIVRADPRWQAAMRRRGVSDFGLCMVDPWAAGHTGPEDDPALRRILRPLTFVRTSPHDNGYARPVEGLIAVVDLDAMEVIDVIDHGVVPLPPLAGNYEPDLLVEPGNVTGFTRLREPLRPIVITQPDGPSFTVSGHHVEWANWRLRIGFTPREGLVLHDVGYVEAGVTRPVLYRASVAEMYVPYGDPGPTHWNKNVFDMGEYGLGWLANSLTLGCDCLGEIFYFDGVVNDQDGGPTTIPNAICMHEEDASVGWKHTDFRTLRGEVRRNRRLVISFFATVGNYEYGFYWNLYLDGSIELEIKLTGVLSTGACEPGSDPEHGTLIAPGLYAPNHEHYFSIRLDMRVDGDRNSVFEVDSRSAGPMGPANPHGNAWRTVRTAITSEAAGGRDGNPLNGRSWLITSADRTSLLGAPTAYKLEPGAYTAPLWVDGSQQSRRGGFATKQLWVTAYDPAQRYAAGDYVAQNVSGDGVSRYVEADRPLTDTDVVLWYTAGAHHVVRPEDWPVMPVTRVGFHLKPFGFFDGNPMLDLPPEKQVGHPAGTGGCSHCADGQCACH
- a CDS encoding YlbL family protein gives rise to the protein MARRTQTLLVAAVLALVLGIAGLWLPVPFVTLAPGPVTDTLGSVKGVSLIDVEGRATYPTSGRLELTTVEETPRLNLLGALEDWLDGDRAVVPRELIEPPGASQAEIQQENTQAMLDSQTEATVAALTQLGIKPTGTAVVVYAIPSGSPAAGKLNSGDVITEVDGVAVHSQDELKTQIAKVKPGEDVKIGYQRGSGATALTAVTTKPSPDDATKPIIGITTTERQLYPFTVRIRLSDVGGPSAGLMFALGIVDKLTPGQLTGGRTIAGTGTIDQTGKVGPIGGIQQKILGARGSGASVFLVPSGNCADAKRMAPRGLTLIKVDTLSGALDAVKKLGTPQQASIPAC
- a CDS encoding PPA1309 family protein: MTSPKLPELTEVVLELEEYVAAAGWNQPRRLYALAHTTDLLAYDPSLSEHLGDAASRPLTPIEQEDLPEGPLEQVLSTIGWPAEVEGCVLVTELVLLPPSAEEEIPYEDYEIDVWATTHPERQDVRVAVAVTRSGAYSSCLRRRVDATEVVVDPDVADALVDGLFATFL
- a CDS encoding UPF0182 family protein; this translates as MARRLIVGRLRVIVPLLVLVAVVVLFVVLTPIYTDLLFYRSVNFSKVFTTVLWTRVLLFVLFGVVMAVVIGTNLVLAYRLRPPLRPLSVEQQNLERYRTALEPYLLAVLFGVTALFGLAAGLSASGRWRTWLQWVNGQKFGVSDPQFHRDVSYYAFTYPFQRFLLGFLLSAVVLSLVVTTITHYLFGGIRIQSPRHGDVRIETERVSPAAKAHLSVLLGLLALLKAWAYYLDRFGLVFSSRGVVSTGAGYTDVHAVLPAKLILLFISLACAGLFIYNIFQRGWTLPLLGAGILVLSAVVIGGIYPAIVQQLQVKPNEASRESPYIARNIAATRDAYGISSVMPQNYPVATQLSATAVQNDVGTVSNVRLLDPNKLSKTFKQLQQFKGYYGFPDTLDIDRYTVGSTTQDYVVSVRELDQSGLAPTQKNWINEHLTYTHGKGFVAAPANKVEGGKPDFEVGNLPQLGPFDITENQVYFGEMSPNYSIVGTKQQEIDGPGAAQGSTTTTSYTGDGGVSIGSWFNRAVFAARFGEKNILFSSDITPQSRILYERNPRDRVAKVAPWLTLDGDPYPAVVNGRITWILDGYTTSDGYPYSERNALGQVTADAVTGQNRVKQGTNDVNYIRNSVKATVDAYDGTVTLYAFDESDPVLRTWMRAFPGTVKPAKDIPAELRAHFRYPEDLFKAQRDVLADYHVTDPAAFYSQEDFWDVSPAPDDQNTDQPPFYVYSQLPGHKTPSFNLTSPLISRRSSKLAAYVAVSSDPNDYGKFTVLRLPQGVTISGPSQMQNQIETNSEAASKLTLWRGGLSNTTIQTIEGNLLTLPVAGGLVYIEPYYVQARGSAGYPTLQGVAVAFGDKIALEDSLEQALDVVFGPGAGKPAAAAGSGTGAAGADTSGTQPPGGSASPSPSLTPAPGETLSPDLLAAIGAAQAANKAGQQALAKNPPDWSAFGAAQSDLAKALASISALSGSSTPSPSATPAPSAAPYGTASPSATAVPPTTASPTTGPSG